GATGATATATTGGATGTGACGGCCACTTTTGAGGAAATCGGAAAAACACCTCAAAAGGATCTATTGGCAGAGAAGTCTACCTACCCAGCTCTGATGGGCTTGGAGGCCTCAAAAGTCTTTCTAGAAGACAGCCTGAATCAAGCAAGCAGTGAGCTAGATCAAGTGGCTCAACTAGTCCCATTTTCAAGAGAAGAAATCAAAAAAATCATAGAAAGTTTACGAATCAATGGCTAAGGAAAGAGTAGATGTACTGGCTTACAAACAGGGGCTTTTTGAAACCAGAGAGCAGGCCAAGCGCGGTGTTATGGCAGGGCTAGTGGTATCGGTCATCAATGGCGAACGCTACGACAAACCAGGCGAGAAGATTGACGAGGGAATTGAGCTTAAACTCAAGGGCGAAAAACTCAAGTATGTCAGCCGTGGTGGTCTGAAATTGGAAAAGGCCTTGCAGGTTTTCGACCTATCAGTTGAGGGGCAAACGACCATTGATATTGGAGCTTCTACAGGTGGTTTTACGGATGTCATGTTGCAGGCTGGCGCCAAGCAGGTCTATGCTGTTGATGTCGGAACCAATCAACTGGCTTGGAAATTGCGCCAGGACGAGCGTGTCATCAGCATGGAACAGTACAATTTCCGTTATGCTGAGTTGGCGGATTTTGAAGTGGGTCAGCCAAGTTTTGCTTCGATTGATGTCAGTTTTATCTCTCTAGGCTTGATTTTACCAGCCCTTCACGGTATTTTGGCAGACGGTGGTCAGGTCGTGGCCTTGGTTAAACCCCAATTTGAAGCAGGTCGGGAGCATATCGGTAAGAACGGGATTGTCAAGGATAAGGCAGTTCACATCAAGGTCTTGGAGGATGTGACTGCTATGGCTGTCGCAACCGGTTTTTCTGTAAAGAGCCTTAGTTTTTCACCTGTTCAAGGCGGTCATGGCAACACGGAATTTTTAGCTCATTTGGAGAAATCAAGCCAGCCTAGCCCGATTGAACACAGTGAAATAAGAAATATAGTCGATCAAGCACACGAGGAATTTAAGAAGGATGAATAAACGAGAACGATTAGAAGTCATTAAAGATTTGGTAGTCCGATTTCCCATTGATACTCAGGAAGAAATTGTGGAACGCTTGGAAGCCTTGGGGGTTCATGCAACCCAGGCTACGGTGTCCCGTGATATCAAGGAATTAGGCATTATCAAGGTTCCATCAGCTGACAAGGGATATGTCTATGGCTTGCCCAAAAGTAGCCTAGTCAAGGTCAAGTCCAATAATATTCTTGACTTTGCAGTCATGGACAAGATGGTCAACTTAAAATTGGTACCAGGGAGTGCAACGGTCGTAAAAAGGCAGATTTGTGAGTATTTCCAAGAGGAAATCTTCTCGATTATTGCTGATGATGACAGTATTCTGCTCATTCTGAAGGACCAGGAAACCATCCCCAATTTAGAACGTACGATAAAAGGGTGGTAGGTCATGTTATTAGAAGTTTCGATTAAGAATTTTGCCATTATTGAACAGGTATCCCTCAATTTTGAAAAGGGGATGACCATCCTATCTGGTGAAACGGGGGCCGGAAAGTCCATCATCATCGATGCCATGAACCTGATGTTAGGGGCGCGTGCGACGACGGATGTTATTCGCCACGGAGCAGCCAAGGCGGAGATTGAGGGGCTTTTTTCCTTTGAAAATAGCAGAGCTCTGGAACAGATTTTGAGTGAACAGGGGATTGAAGTTGCGGACGAACTCATTATCCGTCGGGAAATCCTACAAAATGGCCGTTCGGTCAGCCGTGTCAATGGGCAGATGGTTAATTTATCTGTCTTGAAACAAATCGGTCAGCACCTAGTGGACATCCACGGCCAACATGACCAGGAAGAATTGATGAAGGCCCAGCACCATATCCGTCTTTTAGACAGCTTTGGAGAAGATGAGTTTTGGGCTTTAAAAGACCGCTATCAGACCACTTTTGATGCCTATCGTAGCCTCCGCAAACGAGTGCTCGAAAAGCAGAAAAATGAGCAGGAGCATAAGGCCCGCATTGAGATGCTGGAATACCAAATTGCTGAGATTGAAGCAGCAGACCTGCAGTCTGGCGAGGATGTTCAGCTCAATCAAGAGCGGGATAAGTTACTCAATCACAAGCAGATTGCGGATACCTTGACCAATGCCTATGCTCTGTTGGACAATGAAGATTTTTCAAGTTTGAACAACCTTCGTTCAGCCATGGGGGACCTGCAAAGCTTAGAAGAATTTGACCCAGAATACCAGCAGCTTTCTAGCAGTCTGACAGAAGCCTACTATGTCGTTGAAGATGTGACCAAGCGCCTCAGTGATGTGGTGGATAATCTAGACTTCGATGGCAATCGCCTGTTGCAGCTAGAAAGTCGGTTGGATTTGCTCCACACCATTACTAAAAAATACGGTGGAACGGTCGATGATGTCTTGGATTATTTTGCTAAGATCAGCGAAGAATACAATCTTCTAACAGGAAATGACCTATCTGGAGATGACTTGGAAGTGCAACTCAAGACCATGGAGAAGGAATTAGTGACCTTAGCTAGTCAGCTCAGCCAGTCCCGACATGAATTGGCCCAGTTGCTGGAAGAGATTATCCGTCAAGAATTACAAGACTTGTATATGGAAAAGGCTCGCTTCCAGGTTCGTTTTGCCAAGGGTAAGTTTAACCGAGAGGGGAATGAAATGGTGGAGTTTTACATCTCTACCAACCCTGGTGAAGACTTCAAGCCTTTGGTCAAGGTTGCTTCGGGTGGGGAATTATCCCGCTTGATGTTAGCTATTAAGTCAGCCTTTGCTCGTAAGGAAGGCAAGACTTCTATCGTCTTTGACGAGGTGGATACAGGAGTTTCAGGCCGTGTTGCCCAGGCCATTGCCCAGAAGATTTATAAAATTGGACAATATGGTCAGGTCTTGGCTATCTCACATTTGCCACAGGTGATTGCCATCGCGGATTATCAGTTCTTTATTGAGAAAATATCTGATGACCACTCGACTGTTTCCCGCGTCCGCCTTTTGACCAAAGAGGAGCGTATCGAGGAAATCGCCAAGATGTTGGCAGGTGACAAGATTACGGATGCAGCCCGTAGCCAAGCAAAAGAATTGGTTGAAAAAGGTTAGGCAACTAGCCTTTTTTGCTTTTGTTTTTATGTTTATTTTTAGCTTGAAATTTGTTATAATAAAGGATAATACAGAAGAGAACGGAAGGACACTTGATGATGAAGATTAAAATTGTAACAGATTCTAGTACTACAATAGAAGCTGGTTTGGCTAAGGAGTTGGGGATTACCATCATTCCTTTGTCTGTTATGGTGGATGGGGTTGTCTATTCAGATAGCGACTTATCAGAAGGTGAGTTTCTCGAATTGATGAGAGGAGCCAAGCACTTACCGAAGACCAGTCAACCACCGGTAGGTCTTTTTGCGGAAACATTTAGCCAATTAGCTAAAGATGGTAGTCAGATTATTGCGATCCTTCTTTCTCATGCCTTGTCAGGAACGGTTGAAGCAGCCCGTCAAGGAGCTACCTTGTCTGGTGCAGATGTGACTGTTCTGGACTCTGGCTTTACCGACCAGGCAGCAAAATTTCAGGTAGTGGAAGCGGCTAGACTGGCACAAGCTGGTGCTAACAAGGAAGAAATCCTTACGGCCATTGAAGAGGTCAAAGATAAGACTGAACTATATATCGGGGTATCTACCCTAGAAAATCTTGTCAAGGGCGGTCGTATCGGTCGTGTACAAGGCATGCTTAGTAGCCTGCTTAACATCCGTGTTATCATGGAAATGAAGAATCATCAATTAACTCCGATTGTAAAAGGACGTGGCAATAAGGCGTTCAAAAAATGGTTGGATGAATTTGCAATCGGTCTGAACAATAAAGATCTTGCAGAAATTGGTATTTCCTACTCAGGTAAGGCGGACTTTGCCAATGAAATAAAAGACTTGCTCCAGCCCCATGTAGAAACAGATATTTCTGTATTGGAAACAGGTTCCATCATCCAAACCCACACTGGTGAAGATGCCTGGGCTATCCTAGTTCGCTATGAATAATCGGAAGTTGATACAGGGACTTGTCTTCTTTTTTCTCTGTCTATTAGGGTCAATCTTCCTATTCCATCAGTTAATCCCACAGGCGCCGTCACGCATCAGTCAGGAAGAGCTAGGTCTTTCAGTGAATAGGAAATTTCGCTATTTGGCTCTTGGGGACTCCTTGACAGAAGGAGTGGGAGATGTGACAGGTCAAGGTGGTTTTGTCCCCTTGCTTGCCCAGTCGCTAGTCAATGAGTACGGTTATGAGGTAGACGTTCAAAATTTTGGAGTTTCCGGCAATACCAGTAAGCAAATCTTGAAGCGGATGAAGGAGAATGAGGAACTCCAACAGGCCTTAAAAGAAGCTGATTTATTAACCTTGACGGTCGGTGGAAATGATCTTCGTAAGGTCATTGTCAGTAATTTAAGTAACCTCAAGCTCTCTACCTTTGATAAGCCGGCAAGGGAATATGGGAGAAATCTAGAAAAGATTGTCAAACGGGCAAGACAGGAGAATGCCGATCTCCCTATCTATATTTTGGGAATTTACAATCCCTTCTATCTCAGTTTTCCTGAATTGACCGAGATGCAGACTGTGGTTGATAAATGGAATCAGACAACCAAGCAAATCACGGAAAAATACAAGGATGTTTACTTTGTAGAAATCAATGACTTGCTCTATAAAGGTTTGGAAGGCGAGATGGGGCTTAGCCAGTCTAGTTCGGCTAGCACAAATAATTTATTGTACGAAGATGATCATTTTCATCCCAATAATACGGGATATGAAATCATGAAAAAAGCACTATTGGAGAAGATGTATGAAACTGAGAAAAGCTGGACACCTTAATATCTGGAAGTGGCTCTTCTTGGTTCAATTGGCTTTGACATTGGGGGCGGGTCTGGTTTTTCTCAATCGTATCCAAGTTAAGAGAGAAAATATGACGGAATTGGTACCATCTAGCCAGACAGATGCAAAAGTGGGGACTTTCGCGACCAACCGTGAAGCCCTTAATCAAACCATTGCCAACTATTTAAAAGATTATCAAACGGAGAATTTTTCTTACCAATTATTTGTGACTAACCAACAGGTTGTTTTTGAAGGAACCTATCAGGTTTTTGGTGCGAAAATTCCCCTCTATATCTATTTTCAACCTCTCAAAATGGAAGATGGCAATGTTCTTCTACGAATATTGGAAATTTCAGCAGGAAATTTGTCCTTGCCCAAGGCAGAAGTTTTAGCCTATCTGCAAAAAAACTACAAATTACCCACCTTTGTCAAAATAAATTCCCAAGAGGCAGCAATTCAGTTAAAAATAACAGAATTGGACAATAAATTTGGCCTTTACGGTCAGGCCAATACCATTGATTTATACAATGACCAAATTATTGTTGATATATACAGAAAAAGGTAAGAAACCAGCATTAAAAACTTGACCAAATGACTAAATTTCGGTACACTATAAAAGTGAGTAAAATCTCAGAAAATTATTGGAGGACTTAGCAAAATGGCTAATAAACAAGATTTGATTGCAAAAGTTGCAGAAGCAACTTCATTGACTAAAAAAGATTCAGCAGCAGCTGTTGATGCAGTATTTGCAGCAGTAGCAGACTACCTTGCAGCTGGTGAAAAAGTACAATTGATTGGCTTCGGTAACTTTGAAGTTCGTGAGCGTTCAGCACGTACAGGTCGCAACCCTCAAACAGGTGCAGAAATCAAAATCGCAGCTTCAAAAGTTCCAGCATTCAAAGCTGGTAAAGCACTTAAGGATGCGGTAAAATAATTCAGCATTAAAAAGCCCGTCACATCAAGCTTTCTAGCTTGTCCGACGGGCTTTTTTCTGTGTTTTGGGGCATTTTTGGGGCATAAAATCAGTAATTTTCCATGATTTCAGCTACATTTGCCTTAAGATTCTTTGTGACATGGGTGTAAATTTGGGTTGTAGTCTTAGCATCTGCATGTCCGACACGGTCCATGATAGCTTTCAAGGGAACTCTGTTTTCTGCTAGACGACTGACAAGGGTATGGCGGAAGATGTGGCTGGTCAAGTTTTTCTGAATTGGTTTTTCAAGTCGCTGATTTGCCTTCTTCAAGGCTAGGTTGAAAGAGTTGGTTTGTATAGGTACGCCATTCTTGGTTGTAAAGATGTAGCCCATATCTTTATATCGTGGGTTAGTATTTTTTTCTAGCTCATTCATAAATTCAAACTCTTGAATAATTTCCATTTCGCGGGTGGTCATAATTGTTTCGCGATAGGAAGCATTAGTCTTTGGCGTTGTTTTCTCACCGTTGCGGTAACCTTCTGTGTGGTCATAGGTCCCGTGCAGTTGTAAGACCTTGGTTTCAAAATCACGATTGTTTGGTTCAAGACTGACCGCTTCACCAATACGGCAGCCATTTAGGCTCATAAATTCTGCTAGTAATGCAGCTCGGTATGTGCTAGGTCGCCTGAACAATTCTTTCAGCAGGGGCTTAATTTCCTCTTCCTCAAGATATTTTTCTTCAATCTTTTTCCAGTCTTCCAAGGTCTTTTTTATCCGTGGCAGTTTAGCTCGCCTAGCAGGATTGTCTTTGATGATGTCCAGGTCAACTGCATAATCAAAAGCAAGGTTCAACATGGATTTGGTACGCTCTTTCTTGTTCCTGGAGCAATCTAGGTTGTCTAGGTAATTTTGGACATATTTTGGGTCAATATTGACTACTTTGATACCCAGACCAAAACTGTCTCTGATTTCCTTAATATTGCCCTTCAGAGAAGCGATTGAAGTGCGTTTGATTTCTTGCTGGTAGAAAGTCCACCATTGGTCGAATAAATCAGTAAATAGCATTTCAGAGCTTTTCAGCTTGCTGAGGATGTCCGCTATCTTTGTATCCAGTATTTTCTGGGCCTCTTTTCTGATCCGTGGAGTATCTTTCTCCATGAGGACGGATGTTCGTTTCCACTTTTGAGTATATGGATCTTTGTATCTTTCAACAAAATTCACTTTTCCGGATTTATGTGCTTCAGTCCACATTGATTTTACCTCATTTCTGTGTTAAAATGGGTACAAAGAAAAGGGCTTTTTAATGCCTAATTCTTTATACATGTTGCCTCACGCTTCGCTTTGGTTGGTTGATAGCGTGGGCTTTTTTGTTACGTTTCAATAATTAAGAAGAAAAGCCTCACTCGCTAAAGTGAGGCTTAATGGTCTTCGAGAGACCAAATCTTTATTATGTCGTCTAGCGACCTTGTAAGATAATTATAAACCTCGTTTGTAAAAATGTCAATTATTTTATGATGTAATTTTTCAAAGCTACATCAATTCGATCCATTGTTTCTTTTGAGAGAACAATGTCGTATAATACAGATGTTTGATTTTTAGGATCAAAAATCCGCATTTTGCTAATAGTCGTTACTTGGTTTAAGAGTGCTATGCTCCCTTTTTTCATTTTTAAAACTTGCCTTGCGATATTTTTTAAGTTCTCCTCTTCTTTATCCAATTCATCTATCAATTGTTCAAAGCTCTCTTTATCCTTTGTGATTCCATCCATATCGGAAAGAATGGCTTGCGACCTTTTGGCTAAAGTTATTGGATCAGAGCTATACTCTTCAAACTCTACCAAAAGTGATTGTTCAAGTTTGGAAAGTCTTTCTATTATGTCTGAATATTGTCTGTTACTTTCAGCTTGCTTTTCAGTT
The nucleotide sequence above comes from Streptococcus sp. 29887. Encoded proteins:
- a CDS encoding TlyA family RNA methyltransferase, which codes for MAKERVDVLAYKQGLFETREQAKRGVMAGLVVSVINGERYDKPGEKIDEGIELKLKGEKLKYVSRGGLKLEKALQVFDLSVEGQTTIDIGASTGGFTDVMLQAGAKQVYAVDVGTNQLAWKLRQDERVISMEQYNFRYAELADFEVGQPSFASIDVSFISLGLILPALHGILADGGQVVALVKPQFEAGREHIGKNGIVKDKAVHIKVLEDVTAMAVATGFSVKSLSFSPVQGGHGNTEFLAHLEKSSQPSPIEHSEIRNIVDQAHEEFKKDE
- a CDS encoding arginine repressor; translated protein: MNKRERLEVIKDLVVRFPIDTQEEIVERLEALGVHATQATVSRDIKELGIIKVPSADKGYVYGLPKSSLVKVKSNNILDFAVMDKMVNLKLVPGSATVVKRQICEYFQEEIFSIIADDDSILLILKDQETIPNLERTIKGW
- the recN gene encoding DNA repair protein RecN, which codes for MLLEVSIKNFAIIEQVSLNFEKGMTILSGETGAGKSIIIDAMNLMLGARATTDVIRHGAAKAEIEGLFSFENSRALEQILSEQGIEVADELIIRREILQNGRSVSRVNGQMVNLSVLKQIGQHLVDIHGQHDQEELMKAQHHIRLLDSFGEDEFWALKDRYQTTFDAYRSLRKRVLEKQKNEQEHKARIEMLEYQIAEIEAADLQSGEDVQLNQERDKLLNHKQIADTLTNAYALLDNEDFSSLNNLRSAMGDLQSLEEFDPEYQQLSSSLTEAYYVVEDVTKRLSDVVDNLDFDGNRLLQLESRLDLLHTITKKYGGTVDDVLDYFAKISEEYNLLTGNDLSGDDLEVQLKTMEKELVTLASQLSQSRHELAQLLEEIIRQELQDLYMEKARFQVRFAKGKFNREGNEMVEFYISTNPGEDFKPLVKVASGGELSRLMLAIKSAFARKEGKTSIVFDEVDTGVSGRVAQAIAQKIYKIGQYGQVLAISHLPQVIAIADYQFFIEKISDDHSTVSRVRLLTKEERIEEIAKMLAGDKITDAARSQAKELVEKG
- a CDS encoding DegV family protein, translating into MMKIKIVTDSSTTIEAGLAKELGITIIPLSVMVDGVVYSDSDLSEGEFLELMRGAKHLPKTSQPPVGLFAETFSQLAKDGSQIIAILLSHALSGTVEAARQGATLSGADVTVLDSGFTDQAAKFQVVEAARLAQAGANKEEILTAIEEVKDKTELYIGVSTLENLVKGGRIGRVQGMLSSLLNIRVIMEMKNHQLTPIVKGRGNKAFKKWLDEFAIGLNNKDLAEIGISYSGKADFANEIKDLLQPHVETDISVLETGSIIQTHTGEDAWAILVRYE
- a CDS encoding SGNH/GDSL hydrolase family protein, giving the protein MNNRKLIQGLVFFFLCLLGSIFLFHQLIPQAPSRISQEELGLSVNRKFRYLALGDSLTEGVGDVTGQGGFVPLLAQSLVNEYGYEVDVQNFGVSGNTSKQILKRMKENEELQQALKEADLLTLTVGGNDLRKVIVSNLSNLKLSTFDKPAREYGRNLEKIVKRARQENADLPIYILGIYNPFYLSFPELTEMQTVVDKWNQTTKQITEKYKDVYFVEINDLLYKGLEGEMGLSQSSSASTNNLLYEDDHFHPNNTGYEIMKKALLEKMYETEKSWTP
- a CDS encoding YpmS family protein, translated to MKLRKAGHLNIWKWLFLVQLALTLGAGLVFLNRIQVKRENMTELVPSSQTDAKVGTFATNREALNQTIANYLKDYQTENFSYQLFVTNQQVVFEGTYQVFGAKIPLYIYFQPLKMEDGNVLLRILEISAGNLSLPKAEVLAYLQKNYKLPTFVKINSQEAAIQLKITELDNKFGLYGQANTIDLYNDQIIVDIYRKR
- a CDS encoding HU family DNA-binding protein; amino-acid sequence: MANKQDLIAKVAEATSLTKKDSAAAVDAVFAAVADYLAAGEKVQLIGFGNFEVRERSARTGRNPQTGAEIKIAASKVPAFKAGKALKDAVK
- a CDS encoding tyrosine-type recombinase/integrase; its protein translation is MWTEAHKSGKVNFVERYKDPYTQKWKRTSVLMEKDTPRIRKEAQKILDTKIADILSKLKSSEMLFTDLFDQWWTFYQQEIKRTSIASLKGNIKEIRDSFGLGIKVVNIDPKYVQNYLDNLDCSRNKKERTKSMLNLAFDYAVDLDIIKDNPARRAKLPRIKKTLEDWKKIEEKYLEEEEIKPLLKELFRRPSTYRAALLAEFMSLNGCRIGEAVSLEPNNRDFETKVLQLHGTYDHTEGYRNGEKTTPKTNASYRETIMTTREMEIIQEFEFMNELEKNTNPRYKDMGYIFTTKNGVPIQTNSFNLALKKANQRLEKPIQKNLTSHIFRHTLVSRLAENRVPLKAIMDRVGHADAKTTTQIYTHVTKNLKANVAEIMENY